In Janibacter alkaliphilus, the following proteins share a genomic window:
- the purL gene encoding phosphoribosylformylglycinamidine synthase subunit PurL translates to MSTPLDTVTHAEQTPEVDQPWADLGLKPDEYERIRDILGRRPTAAELAMYSVMWSEHCSYKSSKVHLRRFGDLPSETPLGKTLAGIGENAGVIDIGQGWAVTFKAESHNHPSYVEPYQGAATGVGGIVRDIMAMGARPIAVMDPLRFGAIDHPDTARVLPGVVSGVGGYGNSLGLPNIGGEVVFDECYQGNPLVNALCVGALRHEDLHLARASGAGNLVVLFGAKTGGDGIGGVSVLASETFEDEGPAKRPAVQVGDPFAEKVLIECCLDLYRAEVVDGIQDLGGAGLSCATSELASAGDGGMEIELDLVPLRDSTLRPEEILMSESQERMMAVVSPEHLTRFMEITERWDVEATVLGRVTGGDRLQITWGGETIVDVPPRSVAHDGPVYERPIARPGWIDAVQADTTADLPRPEGEQIAQTVLDLLASPNLCDKSWITEQYDRYVRGNTAQAMPFDAGVVRVDESTGLGVALATDGNGRYGRLDPYAGAQSSLAESYRNVATSGALPLAVTDCLNFGSPEDPGVMWQFQRAVEGLYDACLELGIPVTGGNVSFYNQTGETAIHPTPVVGVLGVLDDVRRAVRSGFPAAGEVVLLLGETRDELDGSEWAKAVHGHLGGTPPRVDLAAEKALADLFVEAGRAGLLTSAHDLSDGGLAVGLAESVMTHGVGASIDLASVGGDGLDDATALLSESGARALVTVAGEADVATLLGIAATYGVPITRLGTTDGDRLRVKGTRGLTVEELRAAHTGTMPRYFAS, encoded by the coding sequence GTGAGCACCCCGCTCGACACCGTCACCCACGCCGAGCAGACCCCCGAGGTCGACCAGCCCTGGGCCGACCTCGGGCTCAAGCCGGACGAGTACGAGCGCATCCGCGACATCCTCGGCCGTCGCCCGACCGCCGCCGAGCTGGCGATGTACTCGGTGATGTGGTCCGAGCACTGCTCCTACAAGTCCTCCAAGGTCCACCTGCGCCGCTTCGGCGACCTGCCCAGCGAGACCCCGCTCGGCAAGACCCTCGCCGGCATCGGCGAGAACGCCGGGGTCATCGACATCGGCCAGGGCTGGGCGGTCACCTTCAAGGCCGAGTCGCACAACCACCCCAGCTACGTCGAGCCCTACCAGGGCGCCGCCACCGGGGTCGGCGGCATCGTCCGCGACATCATGGCGATGGGCGCCCGCCCGATCGCTGTCATGGACCCGCTGCGCTTCGGCGCCATCGACCACCCCGACACCGCCCGGGTGCTGCCGGGCGTCGTCTCCGGGGTCGGCGGCTACGGCAACAGCCTCGGCCTGCCCAACATCGGCGGCGAGGTCGTCTTCGACGAGTGCTACCAGGGCAACCCGCTGGTCAACGCCCTCTGCGTCGGCGCGCTGCGCCACGAGGACCTGCACCTGGCCAGGGCGAGCGGCGCCGGCAACCTCGTCGTCCTCTTCGGCGCGAAGACCGGCGGCGACGGCATCGGCGGCGTCTCCGTGCTCGCCTCGGAGACCTTCGAGGACGAAGGACCGGCCAAGCGCCCCGCGGTCCAGGTCGGCGACCCCTTCGCCGAGAAGGTGCTCATCGAGTGCTGCCTCGATCTCTACCGCGCCGAGGTCGTCGACGGCATCCAGGATCTCGGCGGCGCCGGGCTGTCCTGCGCCACCTCCGAGCTCGCCTCGGCCGGCGACGGCGGCATGGAGATCGAGCTCGACCTCGTGCCGCTGCGCGACTCCACCCTCCGGCCCGAGGAGATCCTCATGTCGGAGAGCCAGGAGCGGATGATGGCGGTGGTATCGCCCGAGCACCTGACGCGCTTCATGGAGATCACCGAGCGCTGGGACGTCGAGGCCACCGTGCTCGGCCGGGTCACCGGCGGCGACCGGCTGCAGATCACCTGGGGCGGGGAGACCATCGTCGACGTCCCCCCGCGCTCGGTCGCTCACGACGGCCCGGTGTACGAGCGCCCGATCGCCCGGCCCGGCTGGATCGACGCCGTGCAGGCCGACACCACCGCCGACCTGCCCCGGCCCGAGGGCGAGCAGATCGCCCAGACCGTGCTCGACCTGCTCGCCTCGCCGAACCTCTGCGACAAGAGCTGGATCACCGAGCAGTACGACCGGTACGTGCGCGGCAACACCGCCCAGGCCATGCCCTTCGACGCCGGCGTGGTCCGGGTGGACGAGTCCACCGGCCTCGGGGTCGCTCTGGCCACCGACGGCAACGGCCGCTACGGCCGGCTCGACCCCTACGCCGGGGCCCAGTCCTCGCTGGCCGAGTCCTACCGCAACGTCGCCACCAGCGGCGCCCTGCCGCTCGCCGTCACCGACTGCCTCAACTTCGGCTCGCCCGAGGACCCGGGCGTGATGTGGCAGTTCCAGCGGGCGGTCGAGGGGCTCTACGACGCCTGCCTCGAGCTGGGCATCCCGGTCACCGGCGGCAACGTCTCCTTCTACAACCAGACCGGCGAGACGGCGATCCACCCCACCCCGGTCGTCGGCGTGCTCGGCGTCCTCGACGACGTGCGCCGCGCCGTGCGCTCCGGCTTTCCCGCCGCCGGCGAGGTCGTCCTCCTCCTCGGCGAGACCCGCGACGAGCTCGACGGCAGCGAGTGGGCGAAGGCGGTGCACGGTCACCTCGGCGGCACCCCGCCGCGGGTGGACCTGGCCGCCGAGAAGGCCCTGGCGGACCTCTTCGTCGAGGCCGGCCGGGCCGGTCTGCTCACCAGCGCCCACGACCTCTCCGACGGCGGTCTGGCGGTGGGGCTGGCCGAGTCGGTGATGACCCACGGCGTCGGTGCCTCGATCGACCTCGCCTCGGTGGGCGGGGACGGGCTCGACGACGCCACCGCTCTGCTCAGCGAGAGCGGCGCCCGGGCGCTGGTGACCGTCGCCGGCGAGGCCGACGTGGCGACCCTGCTGGGGATCGCCGCCACCTACGGGGTGCCGATCACCCGGCTGGGCACCACCGACGGGGATCGCTTGCGGGTCAAGGGAACTCGTGGGCTGACCGTCGAGGAGCTGCGTGCCGCGCACACCGGCACGATGCCGCGCTACTTCGCGTCCTGA
- a CDS encoding LysR family transcriptional regulator — protein sequence MFSPEHLVSLKAVVQEGTVLAAADQLGLSPSAISQQLSRLQKEVGQPVLVRQGRGLVPTDAAAILVQVADEMQYLEETARAELDRLGSEVAGRLTWASFPTALVGLLAPASALLRERHPALILTFHELEADLSLEPLRRGDVDVAVVHDWTDAHFTLPEGLRAGVLGTDIVDLVAPADHGLSLRDGAVDPDGLDGQSWIDDTPGVFSDWLLSALHTRGLDYRIAAQVDHYAGKLALVAARVGIGLVPRLGRPDLPEGIVALPLRDPPTRRIMVVHREASLRRPAVEAAVDAVREVWALDDELTPPVELPAAGPGGPRPGL from the coding sequence ATGTTCTCGCCCGAGCACCTCGTCTCGCTCAAGGCCGTCGTCCAGGAGGGCACGGTGCTCGCCGCGGCCGACCAGCTCGGCCTCTCGCCCTCGGCGATCAGCCAGCAGCTCTCCCGGCTGCAGAAGGAGGTCGGCCAGCCGGTGCTCGTGCGCCAGGGTCGGGGCCTGGTCCCCACCGACGCGGCCGCGATCCTCGTCCAGGTCGCCGACGAGATGCAGTACCTCGAGGAGACCGCCCGCGCCGAGCTGGACCGGCTCGGCAGCGAGGTCGCCGGTCGGCTGACCTGGGCGTCCTTCCCCACCGCCCTGGTCGGGCTGCTCGCCCCGGCCTCGGCGCTGCTGCGCGAGCGGCACCCAGCGCTGATCCTCACCTTCCACGAGCTGGAGGCCGACCTCTCGCTGGAGCCGCTGCGCCGCGGCGACGTCGACGTCGCCGTGGTGCACGACTGGACGGACGCCCACTTCACCCTCCCGGAGGGGCTGCGTGCCGGGGTGCTCGGCACCGACATCGTCGACCTCGTCGCCCCGGCCGACCACGGGCTGTCGCTGCGCGACGGGGCGGTCGACCCGGACGGGCTCGACGGGCAGAGCTGGATCGACGACACCCCCGGCGTCTTCAGCGACTGGCTGCTCTCCGCGCTGCACACCCGCGGCCTGGACTACCGGATCGCCGCCCAGGTCGACCACTACGCCGGCAAGCTCGCCCTCGTCGCGGCCCGGGTGGGCATCGGCCTGGTGCCCCGGCTGGGCCGGCCGGACCTGCCCGAGGGCATCGTGGCGCTGCCGCTGCGGGATCCGCCGACCCGCCGGATCATGGTGGTCCACCGCGAGGCCAGCCTGCGTCGGCCGGCGGTCGAGGCGGCGGTCGACGCCGTCCGCGAGGTATGGGCCCTCGACGACGAGCTCACGCCGCCGGTCGAGCTGCCCGCCGCCGGGCCCGGCGGTCCGCGACCAGGGCTGTGA
- a CDS encoding MFS transporter: protein MPAGLLALALGGFGIGLTEFVIAGLLPDVAGDFGVDEATAGWLISGYALSVAVGALLVTAAVTRFPRRQVLLALMVLFIAGNTLSAVAATYEVMLAGRVVAALCHGAYFGIGSVVAASLVSPARKAAAIAVMFTGLTTANVLGVPFGTLLGQQLGWRSTFWAITAIGVVALVAIATLVPREAGGRSTASLRQEAGAFREPQVWLSLLITVLGFGGMFGAFTYIAYTLTGVSGFAASTVPWLLVLFGGGLVVGNILGGRGADRSVSGTITLTLALLTLVLAGFALTAGSQALTVLSLVAMGAVGFATVPPLQTRVMRWAGEAQTLASGANIGAFNLGNAIGAWIGGMTISAGLGYTSPLWVGSAMAGLALLTALVADRRARRRAARPAA, encoded by the coding sequence CTGCCCGCCGGGCTGCTCGCCCTCGCCCTGGGCGGCTTCGGGATCGGCCTCACCGAGTTCGTCATCGCCGGGCTGCTGCCCGACGTCGCCGGTGACTTCGGCGTGGACGAGGCGACCGCCGGGTGGCTCATCTCCGGCTACGCCCTCTCGGTCGCGGTGGGCGCGCTGCTGGTCACCGCGGCGGTCACCCGCTTCCCCCGGCGCCAGGTGCTGCTCGCGCTCATGGTCCTCTTCATCGCCGGCAACACCCTCTCGGCGGTCGCCGCGACCTACGAGGTCATGCTCGCCGGCCGGGTCGTCGCCGCGCTCTGCCACGGCGCCTACTTCGGCATCGGCTCGGTCGTCGCGGCCTCCCTCGTCAGCCCGGCCCGCAAGGCGGCCGCGATCGCCGTCATGTTCACCGGCCTGACCACGGCCAACGTCCTCGGCGTCCCCTTCGGCACGCTGCTGGGCCAGCAGCTCGGCTGGCGCTCGACCTTCTGGGCGATCACCGCCATCGGTGTCGTCGCCCTCGTGGCCATCGCGACGCTGGTCCCCCGCGAGGCCGGCGGGCGGTCCACGGCATCGCTGCGGCAGGAGGCCGGCGCCTTCCGCGAGCCGCAGGTCTGGCTGTCGCTGCTCATCACCGTGCTCGGCTTCGGCGGCATGTTCGGCGCCTTCACCTACATCGCCTACACCCTCACCGGGGTCTCCGGCTTCGCCGCCTCGACCGTCCCGTGGCTGCTCGTGCTCTTCGGCGGCGGGCTGGTCGTGGGCAACATCCTCGGCGGCCGCGGCGCGGACCGGTCGGTCTCCGGCACGATCACCCTCACCCTGGCCCTGCTCACGCTGGTGCTCGCCGGCTTCGCCCTGACCGCCGGCTCGCAGGCGCTGACCGTGCTGTCGCTGGTGGCCATGGGCGCGGTCGGCTTCGCCACCGTGCCGCCGCTGCAGACCCGGGTGATGCGGTGGGCCGGCGAGGCCCAGACGCTGGCCTCGGGCGCGAACATCGGTGCCTTCAACCTCGGCAACGCCATCGGCGCCTGGATCGGCGGAATGACCATCAGCGCCGGCCTGGGCTACACCTCGCCGCTGTGGGTGGGCTCGGCGATGGCCGGGCTGGCGCTGCTCACAGCCCTGGTCGCGGACCGCCGGGCCCGGCGGCGGGCAGCTCGACCGGCGGCGTGA
- a CDS encoding MarR family winged helix-turn-helix transcriptional regulator, with protein sequence MGIADDAVEVRAHGWRTLAALHGHIESAMERELQAEHQLSVVELTVLDALDRQHGWHMRMAQLARAAALSSSATTRLVTRLEDRGFLARILCDDDRRGIYTELTPAGRAALHAARPTHDRVLAAALDEAAEQPELAPLVEALHALPSAPTPTRA encoded by the coding sequence ATGGGAATCGCCGATGACGCCGTCGAGGTGCGCGCCCACGGCTGGCGCACCCTGGCCGCGCTGCACGGGCACATCGAGTCGGCCATGGAGCGTGAGCTGCAGGCCGAGCACCAGCTCTCCGTGGTGGAGCTGACCGTGCTCGACGCGCTCGACCGCCAGCACGGATGGCACATGCGGATGGCTCAGCTCGCCCGCGCCGCCGCCCTCTCCAGCAGCGCGACCACGCGGCTGGTCACCCGGCTCGAGGACCGCGGGTTCCTCGCCCGGATCCTCTGCGACGACGACCGGCGCGGGATCTACACCGAGCTGACCCCGGCCGGCCGGGCGGCGCTGCACGCGGCGCGACCGACGCACGACCGGGTGCTCGCCGCGGCCCTCGACGAGGCCGCCGAGCAGCCGGAGCTGGCCCCGCTCGTCGAGGCGCTGCACGCCCTTCCCTCTGCTCCGACGCCGACCCGTGCCTGA
- a CDS encoding HAD-IA family hydrolase — MPERPPLRPELVIFDCDGVLVDSERLNVQTWRGMMTDLGIDLSDRQIVETFVGKAYADNRVTMQEMTGAVPDPEWERRWRAEFRRSHERLEPIAGIRGAVEALVTDGARVSVASGSLLSAIAFKLERTGLVDLFAEEARFSAEQVERGKPAPDVFLLTARTLGAAPERCVVVEDSAAGVRAGRAAGMPVVGYASDMTPAGWLDEADVVIDDMRDLPAAVAALPATARAR; from the coding sequence GTGCCTGAGCGGCCGCCGCTCCGGCCGGAGCTGGTGATCTTCGACTGCGACGGGGTGCTCGTGGACAGCGAGCGGCTCAACGTGCAGACCTGGCGCGGGATGATGACCGACCTCGGGATCGACCTCAGCGACCGGCAGATCGTCGAGACCTTCGTCGGCAAGGCGTACGCCGACAACCGGGTGACCATGCAGGAGATGACCGGCGCGGTGCCCGACCCGGAGTGGGAGCGTCGCTGGCGGGCCGAGTTCCGCCGCAGCCACGAGCGGCTGGAGCCGATCGCCGGGATCCGCGGCGCGGTGGAGGCGCTGGTCACCGACGGGGCGCGGGTCTCGGTCGCCTCCGGCTCGCTGCTCTCGGCGATCGCCTTCAAGCTCGAGCGCACCGGGCTGGTGGACCTCTTCGCCGAGGAGGCCCGCTTCAGCGCGGAGCAGGTCGAGCGCGGCAAGCCGGCGCCCGACGTCTTCCTGCTGACCGCCCGCACCCTCGGGGCCGCACCGGAGCGGTGCGTCGTCGTCGAGGACAGCGCCGCCGGGGTGCGGGCCGGGCGCGCCGCTGGGATGCCGGTCGTCGGCTACGCCAGCGACATGACCCCGGCCGGGTGGCTGGACGAGGCGGACGTGGTGATCGACGACATGCGCGACCTACCGGCCGCGGTCGCCGCGCTACCGGCGACCGCGCGCGCCCGCTGA
- a CDS encoding fused MFS/spermidine synthase: MSIELRPDEHGGVTVMLDGHPQSYVDLDDPEALHFEYVQHLAAVIDASTDGPVAITHVGGAGLSLPRWIHATRPGSPQIVLEPDERLTATVREALPLPRGHRIRVRPLDGRAGVAGLKGGSADVLVVDAFADGRVPAELQTVEFLQDVVRVLRPGGLMLLNIPDEPGLRHVARVVAGMSDALGADGDVAMVAMNDVLKGRRYGNTVLAGRRGPLDLDEISRQVRRWPFPSGVLGGRALRRRLGGATSLTDGAGAESPPAPDPGSWRVR; the protein is encoded by the coding sequence GTGAGCATCGAGCTGCGCCCCGACGAGCACGGCGGGGTCACCGTGATGCTCGACGGGCACCCGCAGAGCTATGTCGACCTCGACGACCCGGAGGCGCTGCACTTCGAGTACGTCCAACACCTGGCGGCGGTCATCGACGCGAGCACCGACGGCCCGGTCGCGATCACCCACGTCGGCGGGGCCGGGCTCTCCCTCCCCCGGTGGATCCACGCGACCCGCCCCGGCTCGCCGCAGATCGTCCTCGAGCCCGACGAACGGCTCACCGCGACCGTGCGCGAGGCGCTGCCGCTGCCACGGGGGCACCGCATCCGGGTCCGGCCGCTCGACGGTCGGGCGGGCGTCGCCGGGCTGAAGGGCGGCTCGGCCGACGTGCTCGTGGTCGATGCCTTCGCCGACGGGCGGGTGCCGGCAGAGCTGCAGACAGTGGAGTTCCTGCAGGACGTGGTGCGGGTGCTGCGCCCCGGCGGCCTGATGCTGCTCAACATCCCCGACGAGCCGGGTCTGCGGCACGTGGCCCGGGTGGTCGCCGGGATGAGCGACGCGCTGGGCGCAGACGGCGACGTGGCGATGGTCGCGATGAACGACGTGCTCAAGGGGCGCCGCTACGGCAACACGGTGCTGGCCGGCCGCCGCGGTCCGCTGGACCTCGACGAGATCTCGCGCCAGGTGCGGCGCTGGCCCTTCCCGTCGGGGGTCCTCGGCGGGCGGGCGCTGCGGCGGCGGCTCGGCGGCGCGACGTCGCTGACCGACGGGGCCGGCGCGGAGTCCCCGCCGGCGCCGGACCCCGGGTCGTGGCGGGTGCGCTGA
- a CDS encoding sterol carrier family protein: MPARRRTDPADGRAALEAWRADPAGADRRTRATAVRWTTDELAERAPGRSVEVRVPPFAAVQCIDGPVHRRGTPPAVVETDAATWLALAVGDLAWGEAVASGSVAVSGERTDLAPYLPLA, translated from the coding sequence GTGCCTGCGAGACGCCGAACCGACCCCGCCGACGGGCGCGCCGCCCTGGAGGCCTGGCGGGCCGACCCGGCCGGGGCAGACCGGCGCACCCGGGCGACCGCGGTGCGCTGGACCACCGACGAGCTCGCCGAGCGGGCCCCGGGCCGCAGCGTCGAGGTGCGGGTGCCGCCCTTCGCCGCCGTGCAGTGCATCGACGGGCCGGTGCACCGGCGGGGCACCCCGCCGGCGGTCGTCGAGACCGACGCCGCCACCTGGTTGGCGCTCGCCGTCGGCGACCTCGCCTGGGGCGAGGCCGTCGCCTCGGGGTCGGTCGCGGTCAGCGGCGAACGGACCGACCTGGCCCCCTACCTCCCGCTGGCCTGA
- a CDS encoding Gfo/Idh/MocA family oxidoreductase, with the protein MQASSTDKIEPTSGPTSATLPASRRPDPAEVPGLRWGVLGAGWIAGQMIRSLGSTRQQVVAVGSREQARAADLATTYGVPQARAHGSYEALVADPEVEAVYVATPHSEHLAHARLALAAGKHVLVEKAFARDAAQARELAGLVRESGLCCMEAMWSRFLPHTDVVRQAVASGLLGEVSTVLADHGQPLWPGGPRRLADPELAGGAMLDLGVYPLSFAAMVLGGIEEVVGLATPTDLGVDARVAFAVRGPSGALGSLSTDMSARTPTRATVCGTAARLELDGDFYTPTTVRLVAPDGDVLDELPADPDEQHLGLRHEACEVALRVRAGETESPLMPLAESVRLMEHMDTLLAPLRR; encoded by the coding sequence GTGCAGGCGAGCAGCACGGACAAGATCGAGCCGACCTCGGGGCCGACGAGCGCGACCCTGCCCGCGTCGCGGCGACCGGACCCGGCCGAGGTGCCCGGGCTGCGGTGGGGCGTGCTGGGCGCCGGGTGGATCGCCGGGCAGATGATCCGCTCCCTGGGCAGCACCCGGCAGCAGGTCGTCGCGGTGGGCTCGCGGGAGCAGGCCCGGGCCGCCGACCTGGCCACCACCTACGGGGTGCCGCAGGCCCGGGCGCACGGCTCCTACGAGGCGCTGGTGGCCGATCCCGAGGTCGAGGCGGTCTACGTGGCGACCCCGCACAGCGAGCACCTGGCGCACGCCCGGCTGGCGCTGGCCGCGGGCAAGCACGTGCTCGTCGAGAAGGCCTTCGCCCGGGACGCGGCGCAGGCTCGGGAGCTGGCCGGCCTGGTCCGGGAGTCCGGGCTCTGCTGCATGGAGGCGATGTGGAGCCGCTTCCTGCCGCACACCGACGTGGTGCGGCAGGCGGTGGCCTCGGGTCTGCTCGGCGAGGTGAGCACGGTGCTGGCCGACCACGGTCAGCCGCTGTGGCCGGGCGGTCCGCGCCGGCTGGCCGACCCGGAGCTGGCCGGCGGGGCGATGCTCGACCTCGGGGTGTACCCGCTCTCCTTCGCCGCGATGGTCCTGGGCGGGATCGAGGAGGTGGTCGGCCTGGCCACCCCGACCGACCTCGGGGTGGACGCGCGGGTCGCCTTCGCGGTGCGCGGGCCGTCCGGGGCGCTGGGGTCGCTGTCCACCGACATGTCGGCGCGCACCCCGACCCGGGCGACGGTGTGCGGGACCGCGGCCCGGCTGGAGCTGGACGGGGACTTCTACACGCCGACGACCGTGCGGCTGGTCGCCCCGGACGGTGACGTGCTCGACGAGCTGCCCGCCGACCCCGACGAGCAGCACCTCGGCCTGCGGCACGAGGCGTGCGAGGTGGCGCTGCGGGTGCGGGCCGGCGAGACCGAGTCGCCGCTGATGCCGCTGGCCGAGTCGGTGCGGCTCATGGAGCACATGGACACCCTGCTCGCTCCGCTGCGCCGCTGA
- the purF gene encoding amidophosphoribosyltransferase has translation MPRGDGQLSHDLLPGEKGPQDACGVFGVWAPGEDVAKLTYYGLYALQHRGQESAGIATSDGSSILVYKDMGLVSQVFDERSLSVLRGHLAVGHCRYSTTGGSTWENAQPTLGGHDEGTVALAHNGNLINSAELRELVAEREQARAAREGRTWREVQRGELRRGNTSDTALVTTLLTDDQDQPLEAAAMEILPRLQGAFCLTFMDENTLYAARDPQGLRPLVIGRLERGWVVASESAALDIVGASFVREVEPGELVTIDDQGLRAQRFAPERRKGCVFEYVYLARPDTAIKGRVVHEARVEMGRALAREHPVEADLVIPTPESGTPAAIGYAQESGIPYGQGLVKNAYVGRTFIQPSQTIRQLGIRLKLNPLKEVIRGKRLVVIDDSIVRGNTQRALVRMLREAGALEVHVRISSPPVRWPCFFGIDFANRAELIANGLDITEIGTALGADSLGYISEDGMIAATEQPADQLCTACFSGVYPMELPGEDRLGKGVLELDFGAGQGPPPEPSALDVEKVATTAGGGAAEAVRRP, from the coding sequence GTGCCACGTGGAGACGGACAGCTCTCGCACGACCTCCTCCCCGGCGAGAAGGGCCCCCAGGACGCGTGCGGCGTCTTCGGGGTCTGGGCGCCCGGCGAGGACGTCGCCAAGCTCACCTACTACGGCCTCTACGCCCTGCAGCACCGCGGGCAGGAGTCGGCCGGCATCGCCACCTCGGACGGCTCCAGCATCCTCGTCTACAAGGACATGGGGCTGGTCAGCCAGGTCTTCGACGAGCGCAGCCTCTCGGTGCTGCGCGGCCACCTCGCCGTCGGGCACTGCCGCTACTCCACCACCGGCGGCTCCACCTGGGAGAACGCCCAGCCCACCCTCGGCGGCCACGACGAGGGCACCGTGGCGCTGGCCCACAACGGCAACCTCATCAACTCCGCCGAGCTGCGCGAGCTCGTCGCCGAGCGCGAGCAGGCCCGCGCCGCGCGCGAGGGCCGCACCTGGCGCGAGGTGCAGCGCGGCGAGCTGCGCCGCGGCAACACCAGCGACACCGCGCTGGTGACCACCCTGCTCACCGACGACCAGGACCAGCCGCTGGAGGCCGCGGCCATGGAGATCCTGCCGCGGCTGCAGGGCGCCTTCTGCCTCACCTTCATGGACGAGAACACCCTCTACGCCGCCCGCGACCCGCAGGGCCTGCGGCCGCTGGTCATCGGCCGGCTGGAGCGCGGCTGGGTGGTCGCCTCCGAGTCCGCGGCGCTGGACATCGTCGGCGCCTCCTTCGTCCGCGAGGTCGAGCCCGGCGAGCTGGTGACCATCGACGACCAGGGGCTGCGCGCCCAGCGCTTCGCCCCCGAGCGGCGCAAGGGCTGCGTCTTCGAGTACGTCTACCTCGCCCGCCCGGACACCGCCATCAAGGGCCGGGTGGTGCACGAGGCCCGGGTCGAGATGGGCCGGGCGCTGGCCCGGGAGCACCCGGTCGAGGCCGACCTGGTCATCCCCACCCCGGAGTCCGGCACCCCGGCCGCCATCGGCTACGCCCAGGAGTCCGGCATCCCCTACGGCCAGGGCCTGGTGAAGAACGCCTACGTCGGGCGCACCTTCATCCAGCCCAGCCAGACCATCCGCCAGCTCGGCATCCGGCTCAAGCTCAACCCGCTCAAGGAGGTCATCCGCGGCAAGCGGCTGGTCGTCATCGACGACTCCATCGTGCGCGGCAACACCCAGCGGGCGCTGGTGCGGATGCTCCGCGAGGCCGGGGCGCTCGAGGTGCACGTGCGGATCTCCTCGCCGCCGGTGCGCTGGCCCTGCTTCTTCGGCATCGATTTCGCCAACCGGGCCGAGCTCATCGCCAACGGCCTGGACATCACCGAGATCGGCACCGCCCTGGGCGCCGACAGCCTCGGCTACATCAGCGAGGACGGCATGATCGCGGCCACCGAGCAGCCCGCCGACCAGCTGTGCACCGCCTGCTTCTCCGGGGTCTACCCGATGGAGCTCCCCGGCGAGGACCGCCTGGGGAAGGGGGTCCTCGAGCTCGACTTCGGCGCCGGCCAGGGACCGCCCCCGGAGCCGTCCGCCCTCGACGTCGAGAAGGTGGCCACCACCGCCGGCGGCGGCGCCGCCGAGGCGGTCCGCCGACCCTGA